In Mangrovivirga cuniculi, the following proteins share a genomic window:
- a CDS encoding energy transducer TonB, translating into MRSKIKIENKSHKISDREIESKMDFGAVLEQYRTEKIDKQVTRKLTIRFSAALIVVLSLIIGYLVVQNADNNQELETNKESFVIEDNPSDINKMAIDSSNFVEETDSSADSLNSAFRSKELSSKDKTTPGIDKNDNTESLNKEFFSQSNEVKVIKEQKLPIKSKPKNKEEIKGEIDTEHYVNAKPLNGVKHMYSYFEENLKYPEIALKDSIEGVVEVQFAIMPDSSITEIKVINSLGEAFDKEAIRLINEMPVWIPATSGGEPVRSEISIPFNFNIEQ; encoded by the coding sequence ATGAGATCAAAGATCAAAATAGAGAATAAATCCCACAAGATCTCAGATAGAGAGATCGAATCAAAGATGGACTTTGGTGCTGTATTAGAACAATACAGGACTGAAAAGATAGATAAACAAGTAACCAGAAAGCTTACGATTAGGTTTTCAGCTGCACTGATAGTAGTGCTTTCTTTGATAATTGGTTACCTGGTTGTCCAAAACGCTGATAATAACCAGGAATTAGAAACCAATAAGGAGTCTTTTGTTATTGAGGATAACCCCTCAGATATAAACAAAATGGCAATTGATTCAAGCAATTTCGTAGAAGAGACTGATTCTTCTGCTGATTCATTAAACTCTGCTTTTAGAAGTAAAGAATTAAGTTCTAAAGATAAAACCACACCCGGTATTGATAAAAATGATAATACTGAGAGTTTAAATAAAGAATTTTTTTCTCAATCTAATGAGGTGAAGGTGATTAAAGAACAAAAATTACCGATTAAAAGTAAACCGAAAAACAAAGAGGAAATAAAGGGAGAAATTGACACAGAGCATTATGTAAATGCAAAGCCTTTAAATGGGGTGAAGCATATGTATTCATACTTTGAAGAAAACCTGAAATATCCTGAAATAGCTTTAAAAGATAGTATCGAAGGAGTGGTTGAAGTACAATTTGCCATAATGCCTGATAGTTCCATTACTGAAATTAAAGTAATTAATTCGCTTGGGGAAGCTTTTGACAAGGAAGCAATTCGATTAATTAATGAGATGCCGGTATGGATTCCGGCCACTTCAGGTGGAGAGCCTGTTCGTAGTGAAATTTCAATCCCGTTTAACTTTAATATTGAGCAATAA
- a CDS encoding RNA polymerase sigma factor produces the protein MSFELTDLITYTNKLIDEKSEEVIINEAKKNPQKFEPIYKKYYKPLFRMVISKTRDPDITADILSGVFCKALHKLPSFECRGKSIYFWLYRIAVNECMQYFRKTGKVRHVEIENASGLFDEISVFSDEQNIRLKKSLEKLSEKELQIIELRFFDGLKFQEIAEVISKNEGSCKMRLYRALEKLKKLMGS, from the coding sequence ATGAGCTTTGAATTGACGGACCTGATAACCTATACCAACAAGCTGATCGACGAGAAATCGGAGGAGGTGATAATTAATGAGGCAAAAAAGAATCCTCAGAAATTTGAGCCTATTTATAAGAAGTACTATAAGCCTCTATTTCGCATGGTCATAAGCAAAACCCGTGATCCGGATATCACAGCTGATATCCTGTCCGGTGTGTTTTGTAAAGCACTTCATAAATTACCTTCTTTTGAATGCAGAGGTAAATCAATTTACTTTTGGTTGTATAGAATCGCTGTTAATGAATGCATGCAATATTTCCGGAAGACCGGTAAAGTACGTCATGTGGAAATAGAAAATGCATCCGGTCTTTTTGATGAGATCTCTGTTTTTTCTGACGAACAGAATATCCGATTAAAGAAATCCCTTGAAAAACTTTCTGAAAAAGAATTACAAATAATCGAATTGCGATTTTTTGACGGATTGAAATTTCAGGAAATAGCTGAAGTAATTAGCAAGAATGAGGGGAGTTGTAAAATGCGTCTATACAGAGCTTTGGAAAAACTTAAAAAATTAATGGGATCATGA
- the katG gene encoding catalase/peroxidase HPI translates to MENKKHPNTLAGATTYKVNADKESKCPFMGGVVKHTAGTGTSNRDWWPNQLKLSILRQNSSMSNPMDDEFNYAEEFKKLDLKQVKKELNDLMTDSQDWWPADYGHYGPFFIRMAWHSAGTYRIGDGRGGAGAGTQRFAPLNSWPDNANLDKARLLLWPIKQKYGRKLSWADLMILAGNVALESMGFETFGFAGGREDVWEPEEDVYWGAEEEWLGDERYTGDRELENPLAAVQMGLIYVNPEGPNGHPDPVTAAHDIRETFGRMAMNDEETVALIAGGHTFGKTHGAADPLKFVGPEPAGATIEEQGMGWKNTFESGKGEHTITSGLEGAWTSTPTKWSHQYFENLFKYDWELTKSPAGAHQWKPKNGEGEGTIPDAHNPDKKHAPFMLTTDLSLRFDPEYEKISKRFMDNPDEFADAFARAWFKLTHRDMGPKSRYLGPEVPEEDLIWQDPVPEVDFELVSDKDIDTLKGKILDSGLSVSELVSTAWASASTFRGSDKRGGANGARVRLAPQKDWAVNNPEQLSKVIGKLEEIQKDFNSGQSGNKKVSLADLIVLGGNAAIEKAAKDAGQDVSVPFTPGRTDATQEQTDVENFEPLEPKADGFRNYLSQQYSVTAEEMLLDRAQLLTLTAPEMTVLIGGMRVLDTNFDGSDYGVFTKTPGKLTNDYFVNLLDLGTTWKSVSEADDLFEGKDRKSGEAKWKGTRVDLIFGSNSELRALAEVYATEDSKDKFYKDFVAAWNKVMNADRFDVN, encoded by the coding sequence ATGGAAAATAAAAAACACCCCAACACGCTGGCCGGAGCAACTACTTACAAAGTGAATGCTGACAAAGAAAGTAAGTGCCCGTTTATGGGTGGCGTGGTCAAACATACTGCAGGTACAGGTACATCTAACCGCGACTGGTGGCCTAACCAACTGAAACTAAGTATTCTTCGACAGAATTCATCGATGTCTAACCCAATGGATGATGAATTTAATTATGCTGAAGAATTCAAAAAACTTGATCTGAAACAAGTTAAAAAAGAACTGAATGATCTGATGACCGACTCGCAAGACTGGTGGCCTGCCGATTATGGTCACTATGGTCCTTTTTTCATTCGTATGGCATGGCACAGTGCCGGAACCTATCGTATTGGTGATGGTAGAGGAGGAGCAGGTGCAGGAACTCAAAGATTTGCCCCTTTAAATAGCTGGCCGGATAATGCCAACCTTGATAAAGCCCGTTTATTATTATGGCCAATAAAACAAAAGTATGGTCGTAAATTATCATGGGCAGACCTTATGATCCTTGCAGGTAATGTGGCATTAGAATCAATGGGATTTGAAACTTTTGGTTTTGCCGGAGGTAGAGAAGATGTGTGGGAACCTGAGGAGGATGTATACTGGGGTGCGGAAGAAGAATGGCTTGGTGATGAAAGATATACCGGAGACAGAGAACTTGAAAATCCTTTGGCAGCTGTTCAGATGGGCTTGATTTACGTTAACCCAGAAGGTCCGAATGGTCATCCGGATCCTGTTACTGCCGCCCATGATATAAGAGAAACTTTTGGCCGTATGGCTATGAATGATGAGGAGACCGTCGCGTTAATCGCCGGTGGTCATACCTTTGGAAAAACACATGGAGCAGCAGACCCATTAAAATTTGTTGGTCCGGAACCAGCCGGAGCGACAATAGAAGAACAGGGAATGGGATGGAAAAATACCTTCGAAAGTGGTAAAGGAGAACATACAATCACCAGTGGTCTTGAAGGTGCCTGGACATCGACCCCAACAAAATGGAGTCATCAATATTTTGAAAATTTATTTAAATATGACTGGGAACTAACTAAAAGTCCGGCGGGAGCTCACCAGTGGAAACCAAAGAATGGAGAGGGAGAAGGAACAATTCCTGATGCGCATAATCCTGATAAAAAACATGCTCCTTTTATGTTGACAACGGACCTTTCTTTGAGGTTTGATCCTGAGTATGAGAAGATCTCAAAAAGGTTTATGGATAACCCGGATGAGTTTGCCGATGCGTTCGCTCGTGCATGGTTCAAACTTACCCACAGAGATATGGGTCCAAAATCAAGATATCTGGGACCTGAAGTTCCTGAAGAAGATCTGATCTGGCAGGATCCGGTTCCTGAGGTGGATTTTGAGTTAGTTAGCGATAAGGATATAGATACCTTAAAAGGGAAAATTCTTGATTCAGGATTATCAGTTTCTGAATTAGTTTCTACTGCCTGGGCATCAGCATCGACATTCCGTGGATCAGATAAACGAGGTGGTGCAAACGGTGCAAGAGTGAGACTGGCTCCTCAAAAAGACTGGGCTGTAAACAATCCTGAACAATTATCTAAGGTAATTGGTAAGCTGGAGGAAATTCAAAAAGATTTCAATTCCGGTCAATCAGGTAATAAGAAAGTATCACTTGCAGACCTCATTGTTTTAGGAGGTAACGCTGCAATCGAAAAAGCGGCTAAAGATGCCGGACAAGATGTTTCAGTTCCATTTACACCGGGTCGAACTGATGCGACGCAGGAACAAACTGATGTTGAGAATTTCGAGCCGCTTGAGCCAAAAGCAGACGGTTTTAGAAATTATTTGAGTCAACAGTATTCTGTTACAGCTGAAGAAATGCTGTTGGACAGAGCCCAGCTTCTGACCTTGACAGCTCCGGAAATGACTGTTTTAATTGGAGGAATGAGAGTTCTGGACACAAATTTTGATGGGTCTGATTATGGAGTTTTTACTAAAACTCCGGGTAAGCTGACTAATGATTACTTTGTCAACCTTTTAGACCTGGGGACAACCTGGAAATCTGTTTCGGAAGCTGATGATCTTTTTGAAGGAAAAGACAGAAAATCCGGAGAGGCAAAGTGGAAGGGAACCCGTGTGGATCTTATCTTCGGTTCAAATTCTGAACTGAGAGCACTTGCCGAAGTATATGCTACAGAAGACTCTAAAGATAAATTTTATAAGGATTTTGTTGCAGCCTGGAATAAAGTAATGAACGCAGATCGATTTGACGTTAATTAA
- a CDS encoding PLDc N-terminal domain-containing protein, giving the protein MTRSRYRNNNQRLIWFFIVLIFPVMGSVIYFLFKRKITLRGRRKFNPDF; this is encoded by the coding sequence ATTACCCGATCAAGGTATAGAAATAACAACCAAAGATTAATCTGGTTTTTCATTGTTTTAATCTTTCCTGTTATGGGATCTGTTATTTACTTTTTGTTCAAAAGAAAAATAACCCTGAGAGGAAGAAGGAAATTTAACCCTGATTTTTAA
- a CDS encoding CHAT domain-containing protein: protein MPDTELVSFNDIIAEIKGNTSLLSFFWGDENVYCLELMDDRAALHLISETTALQESLFQYLKLIRTPPESPGPVSEELYREGNKLYELFSSASGIKDSGINSIIIIPDGPLSYLPFGAMVAKKKKWLLESKSIYYSSAIRLLLKSSTSERSKSDIIDYLGFAPDYSVMDGQGYSDIRKDLAPLAYNNQEVETVESMLGGRTFTGSDATEYNFYKYSESARILHLSAHAIVDSENPNYSAVYFIDQSDSAKYEQLFELDGSLHLYELYNYQFNSELAVLSACETGFGRWARGEGVISLGRAFQSSGCPSVTMSLWNISDKSSSTIMERFFEYLNEGRAKDEALAMAKKDFLSDPANKYFNHPYYWSAFIVQGNAQPLTNNKNEIWYIVLGIVVMLGLYMAIRKGKGGKVLRR from the coding sequence ATGCCAGATACTGAACTGGTCTCTTTTAATGATATCATTGCTGAAATTAAAGGTAACACGTCGCTTTTATCATTCTTCTGGGGAGATGAAAATGTTTATTGCCTCGAATTGATGGATGATCGGGCTGCATTGCATCTGATCTCAGAAACCACAGCATTACAAGAGAGTTTATTTCAATATTTAAAATTGATTAGAACTCCTCCTGAAAGTCCGGGTCCTGTTTCAGAAGAATTGTACCGGGAAGGAAATAAACTATACGAATTGTTTTCTTCAGCTTCAGGAATTAAAGATTCCGGGATAAACTCTATCATTATTATTCCCGATGGGCCACTTTCATATTTGCCTTTTGGAGCAATGGTGGCTAAAAAGAAAAAATGGTTATTAGAAAGTAAAAGCATCTATTATTCCTCTGCCATCAGGTTGCTGCTTAAGTCTTCAACATCTGAAAGAAGTAAATCCGACATCATCGATTATTTAGGATTTGCTCCTGATTATTCTGTTATGGATGGCCAGGGTTATTCCGATATAAGAAAAGATCTCGCACCGCTGGCATATAATAATCAAGAGGTGGAAACGGTAGAAAGTATGCTTGGAGGCCGAACATTTACCGGTAGCGATGCGACAGAATATAACTTCTATAAATATTCAGAAAGCGCACGAATTTTACATTTAAGTGCTCATGCGATAGTCGATAGTGAAAATCCAAATTATAGTGCGGTTTACTTTATCGACCAATCAGATTCGGCAAAATATGAGCAACTTTTTGAATTAGACGGGTCACTTCACCTCTACGAATTGTATAATTATCAGTTTAATTCTGAACTGGCCGTACTAAGTGCCTGTGAAACAGGTTTCGGAAGATGGGCCCGGGGTGAAGGAGTAATTAGCCTGGGGAGGGCATTTCAAAGTAGTGGTTGCCCTTCTGTTACAATGAGCTTGTGGAATATTAGCGATAAGTCTTCTTCCACAATAATGGAGAGATTTTTTGAATACCTTAATGAAGGAAGGGCGAAAGATGAAGCCCTCGCTATGGCAAAAAAAGATTTTCTATCTGACCCTGCTAATAAATATTTCAATCATCCCTATTACTGGTCGGCTTTTATCGTTCAGGGTAATGCTCAACCACTAACGAATAATAAAAATGAGATATGGTACATCGTTTTAGGAATTGTAGTAATGCTTGGTTTGTACATGGCAATAAGAAAGGGAAAGGGAGGAAAAGTATTAAGAAGGTAA
- a CDS encoding tetratricopeptide repeat protein has translation MHTKTLAVFLIFQITAFLFGQNDDSVRSQFEKDFQEIGEKFYFDRPDTAAILYERNLDKAEEIQMWDQYLHAIISLASVSSHLDSLRLLDNYLQSGQKALDQHADYILKFDSTGFLRSNFYYFQGRYYYELFNYREAIKSFTNIISLPEIEEDSLLFFDTHVSIAQSALNMADFTLAEHHFDLAYLWVPRQHPVYSAGRGYEYQLAFINTQLGHVNFRQWKANKTSIKPEQAIRKYKKALEIIKPIMIEKGSWSLVNTIYRSLSSCYLESNETERAKDYLSLLLERPTRSASDKIRNYLHASEVFLKTGELNKAGKYIKLAYSVSGENYDSDHRYFGLINKQRAKKYIKENKFDSALIALDQAETYFVTGNKNGQQEVINNYEVLEIYSLRGDAYQSANPEQAINWYKKTVELAEKTSRDFLSWESRQYLSSDIYKVFEKGINTLFKLQKNDKKLNNQEDDLVYFLKRTEQFNFLMQSGILKP, from the coding sequence ATGCATACTAAGACATTGGCAGTATTTCTGATTTTTCAGATCACTGCCTTTCTTTTTGGTCAAAATGACGATAGTGTACGCAGTCAGTTTGAAAAAGATTTTCAGGAAATAGGAGAGAAGTTTTATTTTGACAGGCCGGATACTGCGGCAATTTTGTATGAAAGAAATCTCGATAAGGCAGAGGAAATTCAGATGTGGGATCAATATCTGCATGCCATTATTAGTCTTGCTTCTGTTTCCAGTCACCTCGATAGTCTCAGACTGCTGGATAATTACCTACAGTCAGGACAGAAAGCCCTGGACCAACACGCTGACTACATTTTAAAGTTTGATTCCACCGGTTTTTTGAGGTCTAATTTTTACTATTTCCAGGGGAGATATTACTATGAGCTCTTTAATTACCGGGAGGCGATAAAATCCTTCACAAATATCATTAGCCTGCCGGAAATAGAAGAAGATTCCCTGCTCTTTTTTGATACCCACGTATCGATTGCTCAAAGTGCTTTAAATATGGCCGATTTTACGCTGGCTGAACATCACTTTGACCTGGCCTATTTGTGGGTGCCCCGCCAACATCCGGTTTACAGTGCCGGTAGAGGATATGAATATCAGCTGGCCTTTATAAACACACAATTAGGGCATGTGAACTTCAGACAATGGAAGGCAAACAAAACCAGTATTAAACCTGAACAAGCTATAAGAAAGTATAAGAAGGCACTTGAAATCATTAAACCAATAATGATTGAAAAAGGAAGCTGGAGTCTTGTAAATACAATTTACCGAAGTTTATCGTCCTGTTATCTTGAAAGTAACGAAACAGAAAGGGCAAAAGATTACCTTTCTCTATTACTTGAAAGGCCAACCCGGTCAGCTTCAGACAAAATCAGGAATTACCTTCATGCGTCAGAAGTATTTCTGAAGACAGGTGAACTAAATAAAGCTGGTAAATATATAAAGCTTGCTTATTCCGTGTCAGGTGAAAACTATGATAGTGATCATCGATATTTCGGACTGATAAATAAACAAAGAGCTAAAAAATATATTAAAGAAAATAAATTTGATTCGGCATTAATAGCCCTTGATCAGGCAGAAACCTATTTTGTCACAGGCAATAAGAATGGCCAACAGGAAGTGATAAACAACTATGAAGTTCTGGAAATATATTCTCTCAGAGGCGATGCTTATCAATCGGCAAATCCTGAGCAGGCGATAAATTGGTATAAAAAAACTGTAGAATTAGCCGAAAAGACCTCAAGGGATTTTCTTTCCTGGGAGTCCAGGCAATATCTGTCATCAGATATCTACAAAGTATTTGAAAAGGGAATAAATACCCTATTTAAATTACAAAAGAATGATAAAAAGTTGAATAATCAGGAAGATGACCTGGTCTATTTTTTGAAAAGAACCGAGCAATTCAACTTTTTAATGCAGTCAGGGATATTGAAGCCGTAG
- a CDS encoding RNA polymerase sigma factor → MNRQDVKISNNDLLFSIRNGDESLLKKLYEDHRSKFIGWFMKNHSLERDIILEIYHRAFTIFYFNIKDDKIRTLDSTIETYLFGIGKNLVKAEYRNLKVSSPLDDVSGIDLSIRDYDDNEEEIERKNYIKSVLNKLKDPCKKILQLYYFRNFSMESIANELGYKNEAVAKKKKCLCLQKIREELVNNQ, encoded by the coding sequence ATGAATAGACAAGACGTAAAGATCAGTAACAATGATTTGCTATTTTCGATCAGAAATGGTGATGAATCATTATTAAAGAAACTTTACGAAGATCACAGGTCTAAATTCATTGGCTGGTTTATGAAAAATCATTCACTGGAGCGAGACATCATACTGGAAATATATCATCGTGCTTTCACGATATTTTATTTTAATATTAAGGATGATAAAATCCGAACTCTTGACAGTACGATAGAAACTTATTTATTCGGTATCGGAAAAAATCTTGTCAAGGCTGAATACCGGAATTTAAAAGTATCCAGTCCACTGGATGATGTTTCAGGAATAGACCTGTCGATTAGAGACTATGATGATAATGAAGAAGAAATAGAAAGAAAGAATTATATAAAATCTGTTTTAAACAAACTAAAAGACCCTTGTAAAAAAATTCTGCAGTTATATTATTTCCGAAATTTTTCCATGGAAAGTATAGCCAATGAATTAGGCTATAAAAATGAAGCAGTTGCAAAGAAAAAAAAGTGTCTTTGTCTTCAAAAGATCAGGGAAGAGTTAGTTAATAACCAATAA
- a CDS encoding tetratricopeptide repeat protein yields the protein MEYDSEILLIEAYFEDRLTPDEKKEFEQRRLEDFDFQKKVEDYLSIFRSIKESEKEDFQNKLKDWDDEIGSKSKTTKFPAYMKYAAIIILLIIPIGLWQLGYFSNDLSTNEAYITYYSPYEDVITQRNGDQVSLFLEGMEEYNNKNYEKAIEILSSFTAENPQSDMAKIYLGISYLETDENNAAISIFSDLKSNANGLPKELSHWYLAMAYLKTDNIVEAKNLLNSISESDHIFSGKADKLLSRLE from the coding sequence GTGGAATACGATAGCGAAATATTACTTATAGAAGCTTACTTTGAAGACAGGTTGACTCCTGACGAAAAAAAAGAATTTGAGCAAAGAAGGCTGGAAGATTTTGACTTTCAAAAGAAGGTTGAAGATTATCTGTCTATATTCAGATCGATCAAAGAATCAGAGAAGGAAGATTTTCAAAACAAACTCAAAGACTGGGATGATGAAATCGGTTCAAAATCCAAAACAACAAAATTCCCTGCTTATATGAAATATGCTGCAATTATTATTCTATTGATTATTCCGATAGGTCTTTGGCAGTTAGGCTATTTCTCAAATGACCTGAGTACAAATGAAGCCTATATCACTTATTATTCTCCTTATGAAGATGTGATTACCCAAAGAAACGGTGATCAGGTCTCCTTATTTTTGGAGGGAATGGAAGAATACAACAATAAAAATTATGAAAAAGCCATTGAAATCTTATCTTCTTTCACTGCAGAGAATCCACAATCTGACATGGCTAAAATTTATTTAGGCATCAGTTACTTAGAAACTGATGAAAATAATGCAGCTATATCTATATTCAGTGATCTTAAATCGAATGCAAACGGACTTCCAAAAGAACTATCTCATTGGTACCTGGCTATGGCCTATCTAAAAACAGACAATATAGTTGAAGCTAAAAACCTACTCAACTCTATTAGCGAAAGCGATCATATTTTCTCCGGCAAAGCAGATAAACTCCTTTCCAGGCTGGAATAA
- a CDS encoding C1 family peptidase: MKKVLKPISKLWLLSLIAILFACDEEFVEPPAVDNSDLRVDLRPQQTSIKSQGSRNTCITFAAVAGLEAAYKRFGYGDIDMSEEFMNHFGKTFWIHPDWDDILAKGEDGSETQVGAFGGGGGAGYINDMMNTGLKIPLESLMPYRSVNITPAIDPTLASEDWQDDVYKKQRVKSDYNLDPNKLTRELLHSDKYYGVANGKFFGPSTGKARDTDFIEQILKREIELVWDFSGNAQYGEIWRPCTSGDAGCNTIAHSMLIVGFDKTSENPDDHYFLIKNSWGSSFTGTDDNFTKVSYDFIRQNGNAIAYIEIPILDPQQWQEFKFVGRWNLVFDGHDGILDIYHLPGYWNDKIDDKRIGSFYTPDGSAYKINGSIEGNKITFYLDGSNPNAHWGTIGDGRKFEYYLSDDDYMAGFHTDPDGKMYAGYAKKGSLFSEGATTPRPYLPESYENSTWIL, encoded by the coding sequence ATGAAAAAGGTATTAAAACCAATCAGTAAATTATGGCTTTTATCGCTCATTGCGATACTTTTTGCCTGTGATGAGGAATTTGTTGAACCACCGGCTGTGGACAATTCAGACTTAAGAGTTGACTTAAGACCTCAACAAACCAGTATCAAGAGTCAGGGAAGCAGAAATACCTGTATCACTTTTGCGGCAGTAGCCGGACTAGAAGCTGCATATAAAAGATTTGGATATGGTGATATAGACATGAGTGAAGAATTTATGAATCACTTTGGTAAAACATTTTGGATACACCCAGATTGGGATGATATTTTAGCTAAAGGAGAAGATGGCAGTGAAACCCAGGTTGGTGCTTTTGGCGGCGGCGGTGGTGCCGGTTATATCAATGACATGATGAATACCGGTCTTAAAATCCCTCTTGAGTCTTTAATGCCGTACAGATCTGTCAATATCACTCCCGCTATTGATCCGACCCTGGCAAGTGAGGACTGGCAGGATGATGTTTATAAAAAACAACGGGTTAAAAGTGACTACAATCTTGATCCTAATAAACTTACCCGTGAGCTTCTGCATTCAGATAAGTATTATGGAGTTGCCAATGGAAAATTTTTCGGACCATCTACCGGTAAAGCAAGGGATACAGACTTCATTGAGCAAATCCTTAAAAGAGAGATCGAATTAGTATGGGATTTTAGTGGAAACGCACAATATGGAGAAATATGGAGGCCATGTACTTCGGGAGATGCAGGTTGCAACACAATAGCCCATAGTATGCTTATAGTAGGATTTGACAAAACCAGTGAAAACCCCGACGATCACTATTTCCTTATTAAAAATAGTTGGGGAAGTAGCTTTACCGGTACAGATGATAATTTCACTAAAGTCTCTTACGATTTTATCAGGCAAAACGGTAATGCAATAGCCTATATCGAAATCCCAATCCTGGACCCGCAACAATGGCAGGAGTTTAAGTTTGTCGGAAGATGGAACCTTGTATTTGATGGCCACGACGGAATATTAGATATCTATCACCTGCCTGGTTACTGGAATGACAAAATTGATGATAAGCGAATTGGTTCTTTCTACACACCTGATGGTTCCGCATATAAAATCAATGGTTCGATCGAGGGTAATAAAATAACATTCTATTTAGACGGTTCTAATCCGAATGCCCACTGGGGTACGATCGGTGATGGTCGCAAGTTTGAATATTACTTAAGTGATGACGATTATATGGCAGGTTTCCATACCGATCCCGATGGAAAAATGTATGCAGGATATGCGAAGAAAGGATCCTTGTTTAGCGAAGGAGCTACTACACCACGTCCTTATCTACCGGAAAGTTATGAGAATTCTACCTGGATATTGTAA
- a CDS encoding DUF2157 domain-containing protein, whose translation MNININLKELTEKEVISDEIADNIRNYYDSKKPESPNRLILAFSILGSLLVGSGIILIIAHNWDEFSKFTRTVFAFLPLVTGQLACLFTLAKKPDSHSWREASAVFLFLSIGATISLVSQIYHIEGELSGFLLIWVLLGLPIVYLMKSSITSLFYIIGFTWYACELSYWNYPTTPSYLYWPLLLAIIPWYVYLFRSRENSNGFYFHNWFIPLSISICLGTVSQRYEELLFLSYICYFGLIILIGNQFKNLKPRNNGFEILGVIGSLVVLYFLSFDEFWSHLRSENFSFDGVSTSTEAFTSLILLIISAAFLSWKIKTTKIKELPYFSFVFPLVVLIYLIGLYSPIAVFLINILILILGVIYVNDGAKKDHLVIMNFGMSIIAFLAIFRFFDSDLPFYIRGGLFVIVGASFFAANYFVLKRKSKNEK comes from the coding sequence ATGAATATCAACATCAACCTTAAGGAACTGACTGAAAAAGAAGTGATTTCAGATGAGATTGCTGACAATATCAGAAACTACTATGATTCCAAAAAGCCAGAAAGCCCAAATAGATTAATATTAGCTTTTAGTATTCTCGGCTCATTGTTAGTTGGATCGGGAATTATTCTCATAATTGCCCATAACTGGGATGAGTTTTCAAAATTTACCCGAACGGTTTTCGCTTTTCTACCACTCGTTACAGGACAGTTAGCTTGTTTATTTACCCTTGCAAAAAAACCGGATTCTCATAGCTGGAGGGAAGCCAGTGCAGTTTTTCTGTTTCTTTCAATAGGGGCAACAATTTCTCTGGTCAGCCAGATCTACCATATTGAAGGTGAGCTTTCAGGTTTTCTCCTGATATGGGTATTATTGGGTTTGCCGATCGTTTACCTGATGAAATCTTCTATTACTTCATTATTTTATATCATCGGTTTTACCTGGTATGCCTGTGAACTTTCCTACTGGAACTACCCTACCACCCCATCCTATCTATACTGGCCTTTACTGTTAGCAATAATTCCATGGTATGTGTATTTATTCAGATCAAGAGAAAATAGTAATGGTTTTTATTTTCATAACTGGTTTATACCACTTTCGATTTCAATCTGCCTGGGAACTGTATCTCAACGTTATGAAGAGCTTTTATTCTTAAGCTATATATGTTATTTCGGGTTGATCATTCTCATTGGAAATCAATTTAAAAACCTTAAACCCAGAAATAATGGCTTTGAAATTTTAGGTGTTATCGGATCTCTTGTGGTATTATATTTTTTGAGCTTTGATGAATTCTGGAGTCATTTAAGAAGTGAAAATTTTAGTTTTGATGGAGTCAGTACTTCTACTGAAGCTTTCACATCATTAATCCTGTTAATTATCTCTGCTGCTTTCCTTAGCTGGAAAATCAAAACAACTAAAATTAAAGAGTTACCCTATTTTTCATTTGTATTCCCACTGGTTGTATTGATTTATCTGATCGGCCTTTATTCTCCAATCGCAGTGTTTTTAATAAATATTTTAATTCTGATTCTGGGAGTTATATATGTCAATGATGGTGCTAAAAAAGACCATCTCGTTATAATGAATTTTGGGATGTCTATCATAGCATTCCTGGCTATTTTCCGGTTTTTTGATTCTGACCTTCCATTTTATATCCGCGGAGGACTTTTCGTGATTGTAGGAGCAAGCTTCTTTGCAGCTAATTATTTTGTACTAAAGAGAAAAAGCAAAAATGAAAAATAA